The window AGATCAGAGCGGATCCTCCCCATCGCCGATAATTTAGGGCGGTCAACGCTAGGAAAAAGGGCAATTGCGCTAGCGCCAGCAGAAAGATCCCCCCGTACAGGATCGCGTACGCCGTCTCATGTTCGGCGATGAAGAACATTTCTTCTTCTAACGTGGCATTTTCCGGCATAGCTGGCAGAGCCAACAACACGGCCAACCAGATCAGGGTGAGCGCCGCCGCCAGCCATGCTGCCATCGCCCCCGTTCGCATCAACCCCCGCGCGCTCAACATGCCGTCGAGAGCCCTTTTATCGCCTCAGGGGGATCCCATGTGGAGCCCCTAGCAATCCGTCCATGAGATGGCCCAAGTATGCCATGACATTGTCAACAAGCAAAACCGTCGATTTCTCGTACCCAACGACATTCTCGTACCCACTCGGGCATTCAAGAGGCCCTCGCTCCTCTACCAGCGATGATGTACCTGATCCCGGATGTACCGATCGTAGACCTCGCGCACTTTCGCCATCTGCTCGGGAGTCAAGGGAGGTAGCTCAGCCGCGCGCACATTCTCCTCAACCTGAGCCGGCCGTTTCGCTCCTGGAATAGCACAGGATACTGCATCGAACATGAGGATCCAACGCAAGGCCAACTGAGCCATCGTCGCACCCGGTGGCACCAACGCTTTGAGCTCCTCCACCGCCTGCAGTCCCACCTCGAAATCCACCCCAGAAAAGGTCTCGCCTCGATCAAAGGCCTGTCCATAGCGATTGAAGTTACGATGATCATCCGGCGGGAAGGTAGTCTCACGCGTCATCTTACCCGTGAGCAATCCACTGGCCAGCGGGACGCGGGCGATGATGCCAACTCCTCGCCGTTTCGCCTCCGGAAAGAAGAGCTCGGCCGGCCGGTGGCGAAACATGTTGAAGATGATCTGCACCGTCTGCACGCCGGGATATTCGATGGCCTTCAGCCCCTCCTCCACCTTTTCCACACTTACGCCGTAATAGCGGATCTTGCCCGCCTTCACCAAATCATCCAGGGCGCCGAATACCTCGGGCCGATAATACACTTCTGTAGGTGGGCAATGCAGCTGCAGAAGGTCGAGACAGTCCGTCTCCAGGTTCTTCAAGCTGCGCTCCACAAAGCGAGTCAGGTTCTCGGCCGTGTAACCGTCGGCCGTATGCGGAGACAGGCGGCGGCCAGCTTTGGTGGCGACGTAAAAGGTCTCCTGTCGTTCCCGGCGCAGACGAGCGATCAACTGCTCACTGTGCCCATCGCCATACACGTCCGCCGTGTCAAAGAAGTTGACGCCTAGATCCAGCGCCCGGTGCATCGCAGCCAGCGATTCCCGATCGTCTACGGGGCCCCAGGCAGAGCCGATAGCCCACGCGCCGAAGCTAATCTCGGATA is drawn from Anaerolineae bacterium and contains these coding sequences:
- a CDS encoding aldo/keto reductase, encoding MQYRELGRTGWRVSEISFGAWAIGSAWGPVDDRESLAAMHRALDLGVNFFDTADVYGDGHSEQLIARLRRERQETFYVATKAGRRLSPHTADGYTAENLTRFVERSLKNLETDCLDLLQLHCPPTEVYYRPEVFGALDDLVKAGKIRYYGVSVEKVEEGLKAIEYPGVQTVQIIFNMFRHRPAELFFPEAKRRGVGIIARVPLASGLLTGKMTRETTFPPDDHRNFNRYGQAFDRGETFSGVDFEVGLQAVEELKALVPPGATMAQLALRWILMFDAVSCAIPGAKRPAQVEENVRAAELPPLTPEQMAKVREVYDRYIRDQVHHRW